The Cellulomonas sp. S1-8 genome has a window encoding:
- the rplL gene encoding 50S ribosomal protein L7/L12: MAKLSTDELIDAFKDLTLIELSEFVKAFEETFEVTAAAPVAAAAPAGAGGAAEAEVEEEKDSFDVVLEAAGEKKIQVIKEVRTLTSLGLKEAKDLVDGAPKPVLEGVNKETAEKAKAALEGAGATITLK; the protein is encoded by the coding sequence ATGGCGAAGCTCAGCACCGACGAGCTCATCGACGCGTTCAAGGACCTCACGCTCATCGAGCTGTCCGAGTTCGTGAAGGCGTTCGAGGAGACCTTCGAGGTCACCGCCGCCGCTCCGGTCGCCGCCGCGGCCCCCGCCGGCGCCGGTGGCGCCGCCGAGGCCGAGGTCGAGGAGGAGAAGGACTCGTTCGACGTCGTCCTCGAGGCTGCCGGCGAGAAGAAGATCCAGGTCATCAAGGAGGTGCGCACGCTCACGAGCCTCGGTCTGAAGGAGGCCAAGGACCTCGTCGACGGCGCGCCGAAGCCGGTCCTTGAGGGTGTCAACAAGGAGACGGCCGAGAAGGCCAAGGCTGCGCTCGAGGGCGCGGGCGCCACGATCACGCTCAAGTGA
- a CDS encoding DUF5317 family protein translates to MGVRGGARPAGGTAVAALLAGCVVGLVATTWRGADRAARTALAAMALGAGANLLVVGVNGGMPLDVGAARAAGLPESAVVAPVSGHVVAGEGTHLLALGDVFPVPGAGVVLSAGDVLLGAGAAGLLVATAAGPRRRERASGSAQARVAVAVLTERRSG, encoded by the coding sequence GTGGGCGTCCGCGGTGGTGCGCGCCCCGCCGGCGGCACCGCGGTCGCCGCCCTGCTCGCGGGCTGCGTGGTCGGGCTCGTCGCGACGACGTGGCGTGGGGCGGACCGGGCGGCGCGGACGGCGCTTGCCGCCATGGCACTCGGGGCGGGTGCGAACCTGCTGGTCGTCGGCGTCAACGGCGGCATGCCCCTGGACGTCGGGGCGGCGCGCGCCGCCGGTCTCCCGGAGTCGGCGGTCGTGGCGCCGGTGTCCGGGCACGTCGTCGCGGGCGAGGGCACGCACCTGCTCGCCCTCGGTGACGTGTTCCCCGTCCCTGGCGCGGGTGTGGTCCTGAGCGCGGGGGACGTGCTCCTGGGGGCGGGGGCGGCCGGTCTGCTCGTCGCGACGGCGGCGGGCCCGCGACGCCGGGAGCGTGCGTCCGGGAGCGCGCAGGCGCGGGTGGCGGTCGCCGTGCTCACCGAGCGCCGGTCCGGGTGA
- the secE gene encoding preprotein translocase subunit SecE, whose protein sequence is MSDTAAAAASDADGSAADRSEREPRREEHKRGLFARIALFVRQVVAELKKVVRPTRQELITYTSVVLVFVTVVMLFVTLIDLGIGKLTFWVFG, encoded by the coding sequence GTGAGCGATACCGCTGCCGCCGCGGCGTCCGACGCCGACGGCTCCGCCGCCGACCGGAGCGAGCGCGAGCCGCGCCGCGAGGAGCACAAGCGCGGGCTGTTCGCGCGCATCGCGCTCTTCGTGCGGCAGGTCGTGGCCGAGCTCAAGAAGGTCGTCCGGCCCACCCGCCAGGAGCTCATCACCTACACCAGCGTGGTGCTCGTGTTCGTCACCGTCGTGATGCTCTTCGTCACGCTCATCGACCTGGGCATCGGGAAGCTGACGTTCTGGGTCTTCGGGTGA
- the rplK gene encoding 50S ribosomal protein L11, translating to MPPKKKVTGLIKLQIKAGAATPAPPIGPALGQHGVNIMEFCKAYNAATEAQRGNVIPVEITVYEDRSFTFITKTPPAAELIKKAAGVAKGSPTPHTVKVATLTKAQVLEIATTKLEDLNANDLDAAQKIIAGTARSMGIKVEA from the coding sequence ATGCCCCCCAAGAAGAAGGTCACCGGCCTCATCAAGCTCCAGATCAAGGCCGGCGCGGCCACCCCCGCGCCGCCGATCGGGCCCGCGCTCGGTCAGCACGGCGTGAACATCATGGAGTTCTGCAAGGCCTACAACGCGGCCACCGAGGCGCAGCGCGGCAACGTCATCCCCGTCGAGATCACGGTGTACGAGGACCGCTCGTTCACCTTCATCACGAAGACGCCGCCGGCCGCCGAGCTGATCAAGAAGGCCGCGGGCGTGGCCAAGGGCTCGCCGACGCCGCACACCGTCAAGGTGGCGACGCTCACCAAGGCGCAGGTGCTCGAGATCGCGACCACCAAGCTCGAGGACCTCAACGCGAACGACCTGGACGCGGCGCAGAAGATCATCGCCGGGACCGCGCGCTCGATGGGGATCAAGGTCGAGGCCTGA
- a CDS encoding S8 family peptidase yields the protein MRGPGSGYLRGLGRSLSPDDDADEAVQRRREAVIERLRTGWTRREAPELEVVQNDYGSDVFPVAGEILAATATWDDIQTEEGGAGLEVVPLGHPELEGRVVRLRQAVPGTNEDVRELVRSLQGRGHAVSMSYVTPLGGRPIMKPNSGEFAPQVADFPAYQAAGPRYGEGVVVAVIDTGVTQDPRSDGWLADVPRVAHDDASTAHDDSNIDPLDAEPRDGWLDVYAGHGTFVAGVVARVAPGAEIRVYKAVGPGGAGCELDVASALIRAVRDGAHVVNLSLGTQTLFGEASVPLGVALDVVREIEDERGSVSVIVASAGNYGDAVPTYPAAFGRVVAVGGLTAELRPTTWSSRGPWVDISTVGEDVVSTYVEGRQNPAFGSGAEFGENPFARWVGTSFAAPQVAGAIARTMTELGVSGPEAVNALLAAGKPVAGFGKALQILPGA from the coding sequence TTGAGGGGTCCAGGCTCCGGGTACCTGCGGGGTCTCGGCCGGTCGCTGTCGCCGGACGACGACGCCGACGAGGCCGTCCAGCGTCGGCGGGAGGCCGTCATCGAGCGCCTCCGGACCGGGTGGACACGCCGCGAGGCCCCCGAGCTCGAGGTGGTCCAGAACGACTACGGGTCCGACGTCTTCCCGGTCGCGGGCGAGATCCTCGCCGCCACCGCGACCTGGGACGACATCCAGACCGAGGAGGGCGGGGCCGGCCTCGAGGTCGTGCCGCTGGGCCACCCCGAGCTCGAGGGCAGGGTCGTCCGGCTGAGGCAGGCGGTGCCCGGGACGAACGAGGACGTGCGGGAGCTCGTCAGGTCGTTGCAGGGACGTGGGCACGCCGTCTCGATGTCGTACGTGACCCCCCTGGGCGGACGACCGATCATGAAGCCGAACTCCGGCGAGTTCGCACCCCAGGTCGCGGACTTCCCCGCCTACCAGGCAGCGGGTCCCCGCTACGGCGAGGGCGTGGTCGTGGCCGTCATCGACACGGGCGTCACCCAGGACCCCCGCAGCGACGGATGGCTCGCCGACGTGCCGCGGGTCGCGCACGACGACGCGTCCACCGCGCACGACGACTCGAACATCGACCCGCTCGACGCCGAGCCACGGGACGGGTGGCTCGACGTGTACGCCGGCCACGGGACGTTCGTCGCCGGCGTCGTGGCACGCGTTGCACCCGGCGCGGAGATCCGCGTGTACAAGGCCGTCGGCCCGGGCGGCGCCGGCTGCGAGCTCGACGTCGCGTCCGCGCTGATCCGGGCCGTGCGCGACGGCGCGCACGTCGTCAACCTCTCGCTGGGAACCCAGACGCTCTTCGGCGAGGCCTCCGTCCCGCTCGGCGTCGCGCTCGACGTGGTCCGGGAGATCGAGGACGAGCGAGGAAGCGTCAGCGTGATCGTCGCGTCCGCGGGCAACTACGGGGACGCGGTGCCGACCTACCCCGCCGCCTTCGGCCGGGTCGTCGCCGTCGGAGGCCTGACGGCCGAGCTCCGGCCGACGACGTGGTCGAGCCGCGGCCCCTGGGTGGACATCTCGACCGTCGGGGAGGACGTCGTGTCGACGTACGTCGAGGGCCGCCAGAACCCGGCCTTCGGCAGCGGTGCGGAGTTCGGCGAGAACCCCTTCGCCCGCTGGGTCGGCACGTCCTTCGCCGCACCCCAGGTCGCGGGCGCGATCGCGCGCACGATGACCGAGCTCGGGGTGTCGGGCCCCGAGGCCGTCAACGCCCTGCTCGCCGCCGGTAAGCCCGTCGCGGGCTTCGGCAAGGCGTTGCAGATCCTGCCGGGAGCGTAA
- the rplJ gene encoding 50S ribosomal protein L10 produces the protein MARPDKAAAVAELTERFRGSNAAVLTEYRGLTVAQLKALRKALSGNAHYAVVKNTLTAIAAKDAGLEGLDDALAGPSAIAFVTGDPVEAAKGLRDFAKANPALVIKAGVLDGRPVTAADITKLADLESREVLLAKAAGAMKAKLYQAAYLFTAPASQAVRTVEALRAKREESDAAA, from the coding sequence ATGGCGAGGCCGGACAAGGCTGCCGCTGTCGCGGAGCTGACGGAGCGCTTCCGCGGCTCGAACGCGGCCGTGCTGACCGAGTACCGCGGGCTCACCGTCGCGCAGCTCAAGGCGCTGCGCAAGGCGCTCAGCGGCAACGCGCACTACGCCGTGGTGAAGAACACGCTGACCGCGATCGCGGCCAAGGATGCCGGCCTCGAGGGCCTCGACGACGCGCTCGCGGGCCCGTCGGCGATCGCCTTCGTCACCGGTGACCCGGTCGAGGCGGCCAAGGGACTGCGTGACTTCGCCAAGGCGAACCCCGCACTGGTCATCAAGGCGGGCGTCCTCGACGGCCGCCCCGTGACCGCTGCGGACATCACCAAGCTCGCGGACCTCGAGTCCCGTGAGGTCCTGCTGGCCAAGGCGGCCGGCGCGATGAAGGCCAAGCTCTACCAGGCCGCGTACCTGTTCACGGCTCCTGCCTCGCAGGCCGTGCGCACCGTCGAGGCCCTGCGCGCGAAGCGCGAGGAGTCCGACGCCGCAGCCTGA
- a CDS encoding CHAT domain-containing protein has translation MIVADDELADARRSAWLEDVAGAPSRVTSVPGIGTVRAALGGRVLVEYGRHGDRFVAVVVDAARARVVDLGEVAGDVGDTLRALVFALRRMVDPSSRAAAEAARASADLRIARLRATLVEPLGLSPDAELVVVPVGVLHGAPWSALHDGPVALAPSAAAWLRTRARVPAPDRPVVLVAGPDLRGAQDEVEALRALHRDVQVLGAQDSRADAVVAAVAAADLAHLACHGALRSDNPMFSSVVLADGPVTVQELHRAGVAPRRLVLASCHSGADVAYEGDEVLGLVSAILSRGTAGVVASIAAVPDVEVVDLMLALHRRLAAGETMARALHGARGEIDRDTPAGFVNWCTFSAHGAA, from the coding sequence GTGATCGTCGCGGACGACGAGCTCGCGGACGCCCGCCGTTCCGCCTGGCTCGAGGACGTCGCGGGCGCGCCGTCGCGCGTGACGAGCGTGCCCGGCATCGGGACCGTCCGCGCCGCGCTCGGGGGGCGGGTCCTGGTCGAGTACGGGCGGCACGGCGACCGGTTCGTCGCCGTCGTCGTCGACGCCGCGCGCGCCCGCGTCGTCGACCTCGGCGAGGTCGCCGGCGACGTCGGGGACACCCTGCGCGCGCTCGTCTTCGCGCTGCGTCGGATGGTCGACCCGAGCAGCCGTGCCGCGGCGGAGGCCGCGCGGGCGAGCGCCGACCTGCGGATCGCACGCCTGCGGGCGACGCTGGTCGAGCCGCTCGGGCTGTCGCCGGACGCCGAGCTCGTCGTCGTGCCGGTGGGTGTGCTGCACGGTGCCCCCTGGTCCGCGCTGCACGACGGCCCGGTCGCGCTCGCGCCGTCGGCCGCTGCCTGGTTGCGGACCCGGGCCCGCGTGCCCGCCCCCGACCGGCCCGTGGTCCTGGTCGCGGGACCCGACCTGCGGGGCGCGCAGGACGAGGTCGAGGCGCTGCGCGCGCTGCACCGCGACGTGCAGGTGCTGGGCGCGCAGGACAGCCGTGCCGACGCGGTGGTCGCCGCGGTGGCGGCGGCCGACCTCGCACACCTCGCGTGCCACGGCGCGCTGCGCTCCGACAACCCGATGTTCTCGTCGGTGGTGCTGGCCGACGGGCCCGTGACCGTGCAGGAGCTGCACCGGGCGGGGGTGGCGCCCCGTCGGCTCGTCCTCGCGTCCTGCCACTCCGGCGCGGACGTGGCGTACGAGGGCGACGAGGTGCTCGGGCTGGTGTCGGCGATTCTGTCGCGCGGCACCGCCGGCGTCGTCGCCTCCATCGCGGCGGTGCCGGACGTCGAGGTGGTCGACCTCATGCTCGCGCTGCACCGCCGGCTGGCCGCGGGGGAGACGATGGCGCGGGCCCTGCACGGCGCGCGCGGCGAGATCGACCGGGACACGCCCGCGGGCTTCGTCAACTGGTGCACGTTCAGCGCGCACGGTGCCGCCTGA
- the rplA gene encoding 50S ribosomal protein L1, which yields MAKHSKAYRAALEKIEDDRLYTPLEAVRLAKETSTTKYDATVEVAFRLGVDPRKADQMVRGTVNLPHGTGKTARVIVFANGERAEQARAAGADEVGGDELIAKVADGWTDFDAAVATPDLMGKVGRLGKVLGPRGLMPNPKTGTVTMDVAKAVTDIKGGKIEFRVDRHANLHFIIGKTSFPEVSLVENYAAALEEILRLKPASSKGRYISKATVSTTNGPGIALDQSKTRNLTEEDAA from the coding sequence ATGGCAAAGCACAGCAAGGCGTACCGCGCCGCCCTCGAGAAGATCGAGGACGACCGCCTCTACACGCCGCTCGAGGCCGTGCGCCTCGCCAAGGAGACGTCGACCACGAAGTACGACGCGACCGTCGAGGTCGCGTTCCGCCTCGGTGTCGACCCCCGCAAGGCCGACCAGATGGTCCGTGGCACGGTCAACCTGCCCCACGGCACCGGCAAGACGGCCCGCGTCATCGTGTTCGCGAACGGTGAGCGTGCCGAGCAGGCCCGCGCCGCCGGTGCGGACGAGGTCGGCGGCGACGAGCTCATCGCCAAGGTCGCGGACGGCTGGACGGACTTCGACGCCGCCGTCGCCACGCCGGACCTCATGGGCAAGGTCGGTCGCCTCGGCAAGGTCCTCGGACCCCGCGGCCTCATGCCGAACCCGAAGACCGGCACCGTGACGATGGACGTCGCCAAGGCCGTCACGGACATCAAGGGCGGCAAGATCGAGTTCCGGGTCGACCGGCACGCGAACCTGCACTTCATCATCGGCAAGACGTCCTTCCCCGAGGTCTCGCTGGTGGAGAACTACGCCGCCGCGCTCGAGGAGATCCTGCGTCTGAAGCCCGCGTCCTCGAAGGGTCGCTACATCAGCAAGGCGACCGTCTCGACGACCAACGGCCCCGGCATCGCGCTGGACCAGTCCAAGACGCGCAACCTCACGGAGGAGGACGCGGCCTGA
- a CDS encoding ABC transporter ATP-binding protein, whose translation MMTTNAPAVLVEGLHKRYGDKRAVDGLDLRVEHGEIVAVLGPNGAGKTTTVETLEGFRRADAGHVRVLGEDPARGGRAWRSRLGVVLQDNQDLAEVTVGEIVRHVAGFYPAPRDPDAVIDAVGLREKVSTRTRALSGGQRRRLDVALGVVGDPELLFLDEPTTGFDPQARHDFWDLVESLRDTGTTILLTTHYLEEAERLADRVVVVARGRVVAEGAPADLGGRRARRARVRWTVDGVGHEEATDTPTALVARLAAQVGRPDGEVPGLQVLRPTLEDVYLGLIGEAATDAATGTAATHEEAAR comes from the coding sequence ATGATGACGACGAACGCCCCGGCCGTCCTGGTCGAGGGCCTGCACAAGCGGTACGGCGACAAGCGCGCCGTGGACGGCCTCGACCTGCGCGTCGAGCACGGCGAGATCGTCGCCGTCCTCGGTCCCAACGGCGCCGGCAAGACCACGACCGTCGAGACCCTCGAGGGGTTCCGACGGGCCGACGCGGGGCACGTGCGCGTGCTCGGTGAGGATCCCGCGCGCGGCGGACGGGCCTGGCGGTCCCGGCTCGGCGTGGTGCTGCAGGACAACCAGGACCTCGCCGAGGTGACGGTCGGGGAGATCGTGCGGCACGTCGCGGGCTTCTACCCCGCGCCCCGGGACCCTGACGCCGTGATCGACGCGGTGGGCCTGCGGGAGAAGGTGTCGACCCGCACGCGTGCGCTGTCCGGCGGGCAGCGGCGCCGGCTCGACGTCGCACTCGGCGTCGTCGGCGACCCCGAGCTGCTGTTCCTCGACGAGCCGACCACGGGGTTCGACCCGCAGGCGCGCCACGACTTCTGGGACCTCGTGGAGTCCCTGCGGGACACGGGCACGACGATCCTGCTGACGACGCACTACCTCGAGGAGGCCGAGCGGCTGGCGGACCGCGTGGTCGTCGTGGCGCGCGGACGCGTCGTGGCCGAGGGCGCGCCGGCGGACCTGGGAGGACGACGGGCGCGACGGGCCCGTGTGCGCTGGACGGTCGACGGCGTCGGCCACGAGGAGGCGACGGACACCCCTACGGCGCTCGTCGCGCGCCTCGCCGCACAGGTCGGCCGGCCCGACGGGGAGGTCCCCGGGCTGCAGGTGCTGCGGCCCACGCTGGAGGACGTGTACCTGGGGCTGATCGGCGAGGCCGCGACGGACGCGGCGACGGGCACGGCTGCGACACACGAGGAGGCGGCACGATGA
- a CDS encoding RNA polymerase sigma factor, with amino-acid sequence MSSREQLGLPYDERTTSQLVAGALTGDEGSWAEIVRRHTNLVMARVRQFRLTPQQAEDVAQTVWLNLLEHLADLREPAALPGWISTATRHECIRMTNLSRRSIPVDPTTGRLDGQDDVELDGELLRSERHAALRAALAELPPHQRELLLLLSTDPPPSYQEVSTRLGIPVGSIGPTRQRGLARLRQTEAIRTYLAVPSGPVLGEGGRDVLALG; translated from the coding sequence GTGAGCAGCCGAGAACAGCTGGGCCTGCCCTACGACGAACGCACCACGTCACAGCTCGTGGCGGGTGCGCTCACGGGCGACGAGGGGTCATGGGCCGAGATCGTGCGCCGCCACACGAACCTCGTGATGGCGCGCGTGCGGCAGTTCCGGCTCACGCCGCAGCAGGCCGAGGACGTCGCGCAGACCGTGTGGCTCAACCTGCTGGAGCACCTCGCTGACCTGCGGGAACCCGCTGCTCTGCCCGGCTGGATCTCGACGGCGACGCGGCACGAGTGCATCCGCATGACCAACCTGTCGCGCCGGTCGATCCCCGTCGACCCGACGACGGGCCGGCTCGACGGCCAGGACGACGTCGAGCTCGACGGCGAGCTGCTGCGCAGCGAGCGGCACGCCGCGCTGCGCGCCGCGCTCGCCGAGCTGCCCCCGCACCAGCGCGAGCTGCTGCTCCTGCTGTCCACCGATCCACCGCCCAGCTACCAGGAGGTGTCGACCCGCCTCGGCATCCCCGTCGGGTCGATCGGCCCGACGCGGCAGCGCGGTCTGGCGCGACTGCGTCAGACGGAGGCGATCCGCACCTATCTCGCGGTGCCGTCAGGCCCCGTGCTCGGCGAAGGAGGCCGCGATGTGCTGGCACTCGGATGA
- a CDS encoding pyridoxal phosphate-dependent aminotransferase: MSQHSAPTTTSTRARVSARVAAIAESATLAVDARAKALKAAGRPVIGFGAGEPDFPSPDYVVEAAVRAAQDPVNHRYSPAAGLPVLREAIAAKTLRDSGYDVKPSEVLVTNGGKQAVFQAFAALLDPGDEVLLPAPYWTTYPEAIRLTGAEPVEVFAGVDQGYLVTVEQLEAARTPRTKVLLFNSPSNPTGAVYSPEQTQEIGRWALEHGIWVVTDEIYEHLTYDDAVFTPIVRAVPELADTTVVLNGVAKTYAMTGWRVGWMIGPTDVIKAATNLQSHLTSNVANVSQRAAVAALTGDLSAVETMRAAFDRRRRTMVEMLSTIDGVRCPAPQGAFYAYPSVEGVLGRTIRGVTPTTSAELASLILDEVEVAVVPGEAFGPSGYLRLSYALGDDDLVEGVGRIQALLGEAV, from the coding sequence GTGAGCCAGCACAGCGCCCCGACGACGACGTCCACCCGCGCGAGGGTCTCCGCCCGCGTCGCCGCGATCGCGGAGTCCGCGACCCTCGCGGTCGACGCCAGGGCAAAGGCCCTCAAGGCCGCCGGCCGGCCGGTGATCGGCTTCGGCGCCGGCGAGCCCGACTTCCCGTCGCCGGACTACGTGGTCGAGGCGGCGGTGCGCGCGGCGCAGGACCCGGTCAACCACCGGTACTCCCCCGCGGCCGGCCTGCCCGTGCTGCGCGAGGCGATCGCCGCCAAGACGCTGCGCGACTCCGGCTACGACGTGAAGCCCTCCGAGGTGCTGGTGACCAACGGCGGCAAGCAGGCCGTCTTCCAGGCCTTCGCCGCGCTCCTCGACCCGGGTGACGAGGTCCTGCTGCCCGCGCCGTACTGGACGACCTACCCCGAGGCGATCCGCCTGACGGGCGCCGAGCCCGTCGAGGTGTTCGCGGGCGTCGACCAGGGCTACCTGGTGACGGTCGAGCAGCTCGAGGCGGCCCGGACCCCCCGGACCAAGGTGCTGCTGTTCAACTCGCCCTCGAACCCGACGGGCGCGGTGTACTCCCCCGAGCAGACGCAGGAGATCGGCCGCTGGGCGCTCGAGCACGGCATCTGGGTCGTCACGGACGAGATCTACGAGCACCTGACCTACGACGACGCGGTGTTCACCCCGATCGTGCGCGCCGTCCCGGAGCTCGCGGACACGACCGTCGTCCTCAACGGCGTCGCCAAGACCTACGCGATGACCGGCTGGCGCGTGGGCTGGATGATCGGGCCCACCGACGTGATCAAGGCCGCCACGAACCTGCAGTCGCACCTGACGTCGAACGTCGCGAACGTGTCCCAGCGCGCGGCCGTCGCCGCGCTGACGGGCGACCTGTCGGCCGTCGAGACGATGCGGGCGGCGTTCGACCGGCGCCGCCGCACGATGGTCGAGATGCTCTCGACGATCGACGGCGTGCGCTGCCCGGCGCCGCAGGGCGCGTTCTACGCCTACCCCTCGGTCGAGGGCGTCCTCGGCCGCACGATCCGCGGCGTCACGCCGACGACGTCGGCCGAGCTCGCCTCGCTCATCCTCGACGAGGTCGAGGTGGCGGTCGTGCCGGGCGAGGCGTTCGGGCCCAGCGGCTACCTGCGCCTGTCGTACGCGCTCGGCGACGACGACCTGGTGGAGGGCGTGGGCCGCATCCAGGCCCTGCTCGGCGAGGCCGTCTGA
- the nusG gene encoding transcription termination/antitermination protein NusG, which translates to MSQESQEPTSGAEAELADALASVEAVEASAGDEIDDTSAAEVEGDEVEADEVEVAEVEVADDSEAGDADEAGPDDAADAADDDATDEAAPASDDEIDPDEDPVAAFKAQLRRMPGDWYVIHSYAGYENRVKANLESRTQSLNMEDYIHQVEVPMEEVVEIKNAQRKVVKRVRIPGYVLVRMDLTDESWGAVRHTPGVTGFVGHTHQPVPLTLDEVFSMLAPTLEIKTPAQQAAASSSKPVEVDFTVGESVTVTDGGPFDTLPATISEINPENQKLKVLVSLFGRETPVELSFSQVSKI; encoded by the coding sequence GTGTCGCAGGAGTCGCAGGAGCCCACGTCGGGCGCCGAGGCCGAGCTCGCGGACGCCCTGGCCTCCGTCGAGGCCGTCGAGGCGAGCGCGGGTGACGAGATCGACGACACGAGCGCCGCCGAGGTCGAGGGCGACGAGGTCGAGGCCGACGAGGTCGAGGTGGCCGAGGTCGAGGTGGCCGACGACAGCGAGGCCGGGGACGCCGACGAGGCCGGACCGGACGACGCAGCCGATGCCGCCGACGACGACGCCACCGACGAGGCCGCGCCCGCGTCGGACGACGAGATCGACCCTGACGAGGACCCCGTCGCCGCGTTCAAGGCGCAGCTGCGCCGCATGCCCGGCGACTGGTACGTCATCCACTCCTACGCGGGCTACGAGAACCGCGTGAAGGCGAACCTCGAGTCGCGCACGCAGAGCCTGAACATGGAGGACTACATCCACCAGGTGGAGGTCCCCATGGAGGAGGTCGTGGAGATCAAGAACGCGCAGCGCAAGGTCGTCAAGCGCGTGCGGATCCCCGGCTACGTCCTCGTCCGCATGGACCTGACCGACGAGTCGTGGGGCGCCGTGCGCCACACGCCGGGCGTCACCGGGTTCGTCGGGCACACGCACCAGCCGGTGCCCCTGACGCTCGACGAGGTCTTCTCGATGCTCGCGCCGACGCTCGAGATCAAGACCCCGGCCCAGCAGGCGGCCGCGTCGTCGAGCAAGCCGGTCGAGGTCGACTTCACGGTCGGCGAGTCGGTCACCGTCACCGACGGCGGGCCCTTCGACACGCTGCCCGCGACGATCTCCGAGATCAACCCCGAGAACCAGAAGCTCAAGGTCCTCGTCTCGCTCTTCGGCCGGGAGACCCCGGTCGAGCTGTCCTTCAGCCAGGTCTCGAAGATCTGA
- a CDS encoding DUF5317 family protein: MSAGQLLVLLVVPVLALVVVLVRGEGVAALAHVRVRGLPWVLVGALVQVVRTADPAWAGGLLHTAGGVLPPLALAVCATGFVLANAGRAGRAARLALAAVLAGAAANALATALNGGMPFSVDAARTAGIAPEHVAAPTPGHVPVGPDTDLVALSDVIGLPGLGVVLSIGDLLLWGGLAAVLVLGVRRAAEPTGDPGEKHHPTQAGVVPATERSTR, from the coding sequence ATGAGTGCGGGCCAGCTCCTCGTGCTGCTCGTCGTCCCCGTGCTCGCGCTCGTGGTGGTCCTCGTGCGGGGCGAGGGTGTCGCAGCGCTCGCGCACGTCCGGGTGCGGGGACTGCCGTGGGTGCTCGTGGGCGCGCTCGTCCAGGTCGTCCGTACCGCCGACCCGGCGTGGGCCGGTGGGCTCCTGCACACCGCGGGCGGAGTGCTGCCACCCCTCGCGCTCGCCGTGTGCGCGACGGGGTTCGTGCTCGCGAACGCCGGCCGCGCGGGGCGGGCGGCGCGGCTCGCGCTCGCGGCCGTGCTGGCGGGTGCGGCCGCCAACGCGCTCGCCACGGCCCTCAACGGCGGCATGCCCTTCTCCGTGGACGCAGCGCGGACGGCCGGGATCGCGCCCGAGCACGTCGCGGCGCCGACACCGGGCCACGTCCCCGTCGGTCCCGACACCGACCTGGTCGCGCTGTCGGACGTCATCGGCCTGCCCGGCCTCGGCGTCGTCCTCAGCATCGGCGACCTGCTCCTGTGGGGCGGCCTCGCGGCCGTCCTCGTGCTCGGCGTCCGCCGGGCCGCAGAACCCACCGGTGACCCCGGTGAGAAGCACCACCCCACCCAGGCGGGCGTCGTGCCCGCGACCGAGAGGAGCACCCGATGA
- a CDS encoding ABC transporter permease, with protein sequence MTTTTGTTDGTRTTRSARRTTTALPGPARLAWSRTRYEVRGFFRERDSVVFVFAYPILMLAIFATVFGADEEVLAGSGVYFPQYFLPGMVATGVMLSSFQNLAIAIAAERDDGTLKRLRSTPLPPTAYFLGKTGQVLVTAGVQTALLLAVAALVFDVPLPTEPGRWATFAWVFVLGTAAGSVCGVAYSSVPRTGRSASPVVIPVVLVLQFVSGVFFQFDQLPTWMQQLASVFPLKWMAQGMRSVFLPDEAAVLEPSGSWQHGATAAVLAAWLVVGLVVGVRTFRWRRRDDG encoded by the coding sequence ATGACCACGACGACCGGCACCACCGACGGCACGCGCACGACGCGCTCCGCACGACGCACGACGACGGCGCTGCCGGGCCCGGCCCGCCTTGCCTGGTCCCGCACCCGGTACGAGGTCCGGGGGTTCTTCCGCGAGCGCGACTCGGTCGTGTTCGTCTTCGCCTACCCGATCCTCATGCTCGCGATCTTCGCGACGGTGTTCGGGGCGGACGAGGAGGTGCTGGCCGGGTCCGGCGTCTACTTCCCGCAGTACTTCCTGCCCGGCATGGTCGCCACGGGCGTCATGCTCTCGAGCTTCCAGAACCTGGCGATCGCGATCGCGGCCGAGCGCGACGACGGCACCCTCAAGCGGCTGCGGTCGACACCGCTGCCCCCCACGGCGTACTTCCTGGGCAAGACGGGGCAGGTGCTCGTCACGGCGGGCGTGCAGACCGCGCTGCTGCTCGCGGTCGCGGCCCTGGTGTTCGACGTCCCCCTGCCGACGGAACCCGGCCGCTGGGCGACGTTCGCCTGGGTCTTCGTGCTCGGCACGGCCGCCGGATCGGTGTGCGGCGTGGCGTACTCCTCGGTCCCGCGCACGGGCCGGTCGGCCAGCCCGGTCGTGATCCCGGTGGTGCTGGTCCTGCAGTTCGTCTCCGGCGTGTTCTTCCAGTTCGACCAGCTGCCGACGTGGATGCAGCAGCTGGCGTCGGTCTTCCCGCTGAAGTGGATGGCCCAGGGCATGCGCTCGGTCTTCCTCCCCGACGAGGCGGCGGTGCTGGAGCCGTCGGGCTCCTGGCAGCACGGGGCGACGGCCGCCGTGCTCGCGGCGTGGCTGGTCGTGGGGCTCGTGGTGGGCGTGCGGACCTTCCGCTGGCGGCGCCGGGACGACGGGTGA